A region from the Desulfitobacterium dehalogenans ATCC 51507 genome encodes:
- the modA gene encoding molybdate ABC transporter substrate-binding protein — MKKWIKALLISGMVLSLGLTGCASNTGNANSGNNGGAPQEPAKQTELIVSAAASLKNALDEIQKDYAAKEPNVKLTFNMGASGTLQQQIEQGAPADLFISAGKSQVDALLEKNLMDKDSVVNLVGNDLVLVVGANDTSVNSIQDLSKESVKQIGIGTPESVPAGKYAKEAFTSLKLWDTLVPKFVQAKDVTQVLNYVETGNAEAGVVYKSDAQGSTKVKVVEAFPADSHKAITYPAGIVSATKEKEAANAFLTYLKGSEAQDIFAKYGFKTNLSK, encoded by the coding sequence ATGAAAAAGTGGATTAAGGCCCTATTGATTTCCGGTATGGTACTTTCTTTAGGTTTAACCGGGTGTGCCAGCAACACCGGTAACGCTAACAGCGGCAATAATGGGGGAGCACCCCAAGAGCCTGCCAAACAAACGGAGCTGATTGTTTCCGCAGCGGCCAGTTTGAAAAATGCCTTGGATGAGATTCAAAAGGATTATGCCGCGAAAGAGCCTAATGTTAAACTGACCTTTAACATGGGTGCTTCAGGAACCCTGCAGCAGCAAATTGAACAGGGAGCTCCGGCTGATCTGTTTATTTCAGCAGGAAAATCCCAGGTGGATGCTCTCTTGGAAAAGAACTTAATGGATAAAGACAGCGTTGTCAATCTGGTGGGAAATGATTTGGTTCTTGTTGTCGGTGCCAACGATACCAGTGTTAACTCCATACAGGATCTGTCCAAGGAAAGTGTGAAGCAGATCGGTATCGGCACTCCGGAATCCGTCCCCGCTGGCAAATATGCCAAAGAAGCCTTTACCTCCCTTAAGCTTTGGGATACCCTGGTGCCCAAATTTGTTCAGGCCAAAGATGTAACTCAGGTGTTGAATTATGTGGAGACCGGCAACGCCGAAGCGGGAGTTGTCTATAAATCCGACGCTCAAGGCTCAACAAAAGTCAAAGTTGTAGAAGCTTTCCCAGCTGACAGCCATAAAGCCATAACCTATCCGGCTGGAATTGTTTCGGCAACCAAGGAAAAGGAAGCAGCTAATGCCTTCTTAACCTATTTGAAAGGTTCAGAGGCTCAGGATATCTTCGCGAAATACGGTTTTAAAACCAACTTAAGCAAATAA
- a CDS encoding substrate-binding domain-containing protein: MSNVTYTPEEVASILKISKFTVYEMIKHGDLSAYRIGRKFRIESADLENYIRRSKGDCSTSSSGNTINLPLSGDAPPSGPDGREKTTDTHPAFPGSTLPDQSLVICGQDIILDILTRHLHKQFPQVLFLRQYSGSLDGLIALYRGQANVVTTHLWDSDTNEYNIPYVRRLLPGHPACIINLVYRMEGFYVAKGNPRKIFTWSDLGRSDIRFVNRERGSGARVLLDEQLRLAHIPHHSVRGYEDEEMSHMAVASRVARGEADVGLGIEKAAMQVSSLDFVPLHKERYDLVIRKEDLVKPHFQALLSILNSEVFHNEVAGIGGYDITDMGKIMGEV, from the coding sequence TTGTCCAATGTGACTTATACTCCTGAGGAAGTCGCAAGCATTCTGAAAATCTCTAAATTTACGGTATACGAAATGATTAAACACGGCGACCTCAGCGCTTACCGCATCGGCCGTAAATTTCGCATCGAAAGTGCGGATCTGGAAAATTACATCCGCAGATCCAAGGGTGACTGTTCGACTTCGTCCTCTGGAAATACAATCAATCTTCCGCTGTCAGGTGATGCTCCACCGAGCGGTCCGGACGGCCGGGAGAAAACTACTGACACGCATCCTGCCTTTCCAGGTTCTACGCTTCCGGATCAAAGTTTGGTAATCTGCGGTCAAGATATCATCTTGGATATTTTAACCCGTCATTTGCATAAGCAATTTCCTCAAGTCCTTTTTCTTCGCCAATACAGCGGCAGCCTGGATGGCCTGATTGCTCTTTACCGCGGTCAAGCTAACGTGGTTACCACTCATTTATGGGATAGCGATACCAATGAATATAACATTCCCTATGTCAGGAGATTGTTACCCGGGCATCCGGCCTGCATCATCAATCTGGTTTATCGCATGGAAGGCTTCTATGTAGCCAAAGGAAATCCAAGAAAAATCTTTACTTGGAGCGACTTAGGTCGATCCGATATTCGCTTTGTTAACCGCGAACGTGGATCCGGGGCACGGGTACTTCTGGACGAACAGCTTCGTCTTGCCCATATTCCTCATCACAGTGTGCGAGGATATGAGGATGAGGAGATGTCTCATATGGCTGTTGCCAGTCGAGTAGCCCGTGGTGAAGCCGATGTAGGGCTGGGGATTGAAAAGGCTGCTATGCAAGTAAGCTCTTTAGATTTTGTGCCTCTGCACAAGGAACGCTATGATCTCGTTATTCGCAAGGAGGATTTGGTAAAACCCCATTTTCAGGCTTTATTGAGCATTTTGAATTCCGAGGTTTTCCACAATGAGGTAGCGGGAATTGGTGGGTATGATATCACTGATATGGGGAAAATTATGGGAGAAGTTTAA
- a CDS encoding LL-diaminopimelate aminotransferase, producing the protein MARINENYLKLAGSYLFSEIARRVNEFKAQNPEADIIRLGIGDVTRPLAPVVVEAMKKAVDEMGNVGTFRGYGPEQGYDSLIERIIAHEYAPRGVQLGMDEVFISDGAKSDTANFQELFGVDNIMAVTDPVYPVYVDSNVMAGRTGMYDKEKGMYGKIVYLPCTEEGGMKPKLPATPVDMIYLCFPNNPTGVTLTKEELKEWVDYAQKNKAVILFDAAYEAFIREEEVPHSIYEVEGAREVAVEFRSFSKTAGFTGTRCAYTIVPKDIMIYDSKGEGHCLNKLWLRRQTTKFNGVSYPVQAGAAAIYTEEGKKQIQATIDYYMENARIIREGLKEAGFKVFGGVNAPYIWMKTPGNLGSWEFFDKLMKEAYVVGTPGAGFGANGEGFFRLTAFGTRENTEKAIERIKARMK; encoded by the coding sequence ATGGCGCGGATCAATGAGAATTACTTAAAACTAGCGGGGAGTTATTTGTTTTCTGAAATAGCGCGGAGAGTCAATGAATTTAAGGCTCAGAATCCTGAGGCTGATATTATCCGCTTGGGAATTGGTGATGTGACAAGACCCCTCGCCCCAGTCGTCGTTGAAGCCATGAAGAAGGCTGTGGATGAGATGGGTAACGTAGGAACCTTCCGGGGATACGGACCAGAACAAGGGTATGATTCCCTAATTGAGAGAATCATCGCCCATGAGTATGCCCCCCGGGGAGTTCAGCTGGGAATGGATGAAGTCTTTATCAGCGATGGAGCTAAAAGTGATACAGCCAATTTTCAAGAGCTCTTTGGAGTAGATAACATTATGGCCGTGACTGACCCGGTCTATCCCGTCTATGTGGACAGCAATGTTATGGCTGGACGGACCGGGATGTATGATAAGGAGAAAGGGATGTATGGTAAAATTGTCTATCTTCCTTGTACTGAGGAAGGGGGCATGAAGCCTAAATTGCCTGCCACACCTGTGGATATGATTTATCTTTGCTTCCCCAACAATCCCACGGGAGTGACCTTGACTAAGGAAGAGCTGAAGGAATGGGTTGATTACGCACAGAAAAACAAGGCCGTTATTCTTTTTGATGCAGCCTATGAAGCCTTTATTCGGGAAGAGGAAGTACCGCACAGTATTTATGAAGTAGAAGGAGCCCGGGAAGTGGCTGTAGAATTCCGCAGCTTTTCCAAAACCGCAGGCTTTACCGGAACACGTTGTGCCTATACCATCGTGCCCAAGGATATAATGATCTATGACTCCAAAGGTGAAGGACATTGCTTGAATAAGCTTTGGCTGAGAAGACAGACCACCAAGTTTAATGGAGTGTCCTATCCTGTACAAGCAGGAGCCGCTGCCATCTATACTGAAGAAGGAAAAAAGCAGATCCAAGCAACCATTGATTATTATATGGAAAATGCCCGTATTATCAGGGAAGGTCTGAAGGAAGCCGGTTTCAAAGTCTTTGGCGGTGTGAATGCCCCTTATATCTGGATGAAAACCCCTGGTAATTTAGGATCCTGGGAATTTTTCGATAAACTGATGAAGGAAGCTTATGTGGTAGGTACTCCCGGAGCGGGCTTCGGAGCTAACGGCGAAGGGTTCTTCCGCCTCACGGCCTTTGGGACGCGTGAGAATACCGAAAAAGCTATCGAGCGAATTAAGGCTCGGATGAAGTGA
- a CDS encoding HD domain-containing phosphohydrolase codes for MRQDIQDVKLMAILNLLNQLSNKNSLEEYLNGIIDFLSGWTGCENIGIRVLREAGLAPYVVYRGFDEDFIASESCISVHEDECVCLRVLRQQFKNEDQDHISESGTYYAQNFFQYVEELKEDQLLSFRGICANKKFKSLAVIPLHHQGKVVGVIHIADVKSGVFSQEDIQFIETIRPLVAEAIYRHNLEKALESTVRRYEAEEMVIRKLKFEERLASISARFNQQEDFKVAAEESLKDILKLFKAEQVCLHLGSNLKEYVSVHEHGKSTHGCSISPKTFKELKIHWEKGNILCQKPAHQAEFKEIGSLAHEVFKKDSVLTIPLNFKGSLLGVLIFVNISSGGLPFKEILNPLKLVTETFANAVEQGRIQYQLMWSENRYRTIFNHSGSAFLIVDENLKILLSNPQAERLLGLPSEKMDNIAYLTDFLPDNEVRRLKEYNRKRLQQDSHVPRQYEVKYKDNQGNLKDVIVSAEVIPQTIQTVLSIIDITEWKKAEAELQFLNLHDRLTGLYNRVYFEQELRKYEADPSKEVGLIMCDVNGLKLINTTFGSEAGDQVLVTTARLLDECFKDYLVARIGGDEFAVLIEKNEDVDLEQACQLFRRNVEKYNKDHDGYPLDISLGYACSGSCGLKMSELLRNADDAMGREKLHSNNSTRNSQVQILTKALEFRDFITEGHAERVQNLIISTGQLAGLSEQRLSDLKLFAQFHDIGKVGIPDQILFKKGRLTADEWKIMKEHCEMGHRIAQSTPDIYPIADWILKHHENWDGSGYPLGLKGEEIPIECRILAVADTFDAMTNDRPYRKAQSTQAAIEEIMRCAGAQFDPHIVELFVKTV; via the coding sequence ATGCGACAAGATATTCAGGATGTCAAACTCATGGCTATACTTAACCTACTTAATCAACTTAGCAACAAAAACTCTCTCGAAGAGTACCTCAATGGAATTATCGATTTTCTCTCGGGATGGACCGGATGTGAGAATATTGGTATTCGGGTGCTTAGAGAGGCCGGCCTTGCCCCTTATGTAGTTTATCGGGGGTTCGATGAGGATTTTATTGCTTCTGAAAGTTGCATTTCTGTTCATGAGGATGAATGCGTCTGCTTGAGAGTTTTAAGGCAGCAGTTTAAAAATGAGGATCAGGATCATATTTCGGAATCAGGGACCTATTACGCTCAAAACTTCTTTCAATATGTAGAAGAGTTGAAGGAGGACCAACTTTTAAGTTTCCGCGGCATATGTGCCAATAAGAAATTCAAAAGCCTGGCCGTGATCCCCTTGCACCATCAAGGTAAGGTAGTAGGAGTTATACACATCGCCGATGTCAAGAGTGGAGTGTTTTCCCAGGAAGACATCCAATTCATTGAGACCATAAGACCCCTTGTTGCGGAAGCTATCTATCGGCACAATCTGGAGAAGGCCTTGGAAAGTACTGTCCGTCGATATGAGGCTGAAGAGATGGTGATACGCAAGCTGAAATTTGAAGAGAGATTAGCGAGTATTTCGGCCCGCTTTAACCAGCAAGAGGATTTTAAAGTAGCTGCAGAAGAGTCTCTAAAGGATATTTTAAAGCTATTTAAGGCGGAACAAGTCTGTCTGCATCTTGGTAGCAACTTAAAGGAATATGTCAGCGTCCATGAACATGGAAAATCGACTCATGGATGTTCAATCTCTCCAAAAACCTTTAAAGAGTTGAAAATCCACTGGGAAAAAGGCAATATCTTATGTCAGAAGCCTGCTCACCAGGCTGAGTTCAAAGAGATCGGATCTTTGGCCCATGAAGTGTTTAAGAAAGATTCCGTTTTAACCATTCCCCTTAATTTTAAAGGATCTTTGCTTGGAGTGCTTATCTTCGTCAACATATCCTCAGGTGGGCTGCCCTTTAAGGAGATTCTCAATCCTTTAAAACTTGTTACAGAAACCTTTGCCAATGCTGTAGAGCAGGGCAGGATTCAATACCAGTTAATGTGGTCGGAAAATCGTTACCGTACCATATTTAATCATTCCGGGAGTGCCTTCTTAATCGTTGATGAGAATTTAAAAATACTCCTCTCGAATCCCCAAGCGGAGAGACTTTTAGGTTTGCCCAGTGAAAAAATGGATAATATAGCCTATCTTACAGATTTTCTGCCCGATAACGAAGTGAGGCGTCTGAAAGAGTATAATCGAAAAAGACTCCAACAGGACTCCCATGTACCCCGTCAGTATGAAGTGAAATACAAAGACAATCAGGGTAACTTAAAAGATGTCATCGTTTCTGCAGAAGTCATCCCACAGACGATTCAGACCGTTCTCTCCATTATTGATATTACCGAATGGAAGAAAGCTGAAGCTGAGCTTCAATTCTTGAATTTGCATGATCGGTTGACAGGTCTCTATAACCGTGTCTACTTTGAACAGGAATTGCGCAAGTATGAAGCGGACCCCAGCAAAGAAGTCGGCTTAATCATGTGCGATGTAAACGGTCTGAAGCTAATCAACACCACCTTCGGAAGTGAAGCGGGAGATCAAGTCTTAGTGACGACGGCAAGGCTGCTGGACGAGTGCTTTAAGGACTATCTTGTAGCTCGCATCGGGGGAGATGAATTCGCCGTACTCATCGAAAAAAATGAGGATGTGGATCTCGAACAGGCCTGCCAGCTTTTTCGCAGGAATGTGGAAAAATATAATAAGGATCATGACGGTTACCCCTTGGACATCTCCCTGGGATACGCTTGCTCCGGATCCTGTGGGTTGAAGATGAGTGAGCTGTTAAGAAATGCCGATGACGCCATGGGTAGAGAGAAACTCCATAGCAACAATAGTACGCGGAATTCTCAAGTTCAAATACTCACAAAAGCTTTGGAGTTCCGGGATTTCATCACAGAAGGCCATGCTGAACGAGTACAAAATTTGATTATCAGCACGGGGCAGTTAGCAGGTTTATCCGAGCAGAGACTATCTGATTTGAAGCTCTTTGCTCAGTTCCATGATATCGGAAAAGTAGGGATTCCTGATCAGATACTGTTTAAGAAGGGACGTCTAACCGCGGACGAGTGGAAGATCATGAAAGAGCATTGTGAAATGGGTCATCGAATCGCTCAATCCACTCCGGATATTTATCCCATCGCCGATTGGATTCTCAAGCATCATGAGAATTGGGATGGTTCAGGGTATCCTTTAGGCTTAAAAGGAGAGGAGATTCCTATTGAATGCCGGATTCTTGCCGTTGCCGACACATTTGATGCCATGACCAATGATCGACCCTATCGAAAAGCCCAATCAACTCAAGCTGCCATTGAAGAAATTATGCGCTGTGCCGGGGCCCAATTTGACCCTCATATCGTTGAACTTTTTGTGAAAACAGTCTAG
- a CDS encoding NAD(P)-dependent oxidoreductase, whose product MSKMMKFESGFSQEEAFAEASRCLQCKKPLCRQGCPVNNAIPQFIRALKEGEYAQGLEAIYRHSYLPAVCGRVCPQEKQCEASCILARKGQAIRIGKLEQFIADNATDVEFPKVTATMGAIAVIGSGPAGLAAAVQLAQLGYSVTIFEGEAEPGGVLVHGIPEYRLPKNVVRRDIEKIKNLGVEFKLNSLVGVDLFLDDLLAQGYQAVFIGTGAGLPKTLEIPGEHLEGVISALYVLQTTNLYKLGQLPENELPVDKGEKVVVIGAGNVAMDAARTSSRLGAEVTVLARRGLNDMAARDIERDEAIADGVKIRTYAAPLEILGDENVTGIKYANTIVSEDGKVVIKEEESFILPADKIIFAIGQRPYARIVTTSQGFEINKQGLLICDEHGMTTRDGVFAAGDVVHGPATVVKAMGEGRRIAIEMHAYLLRKKLQSAK is encoded by the coding sequence GTGAGTAAGATGATGAAATTTGAATCCGGGTTCAGTCAGGAAGAAGCTTTTGCCGAAGCCTCACGTTGTCTGCAATGCAAAAAACCCTTATGCCGTCAAGGTTGCCCGGTGAATAATGCCATACCGCAGTTTATCCGAGCCTTAAAAGAGGGAGAGTACGCTCAAGGTTTAGAAGCTATTTATCGTCACAGCTATTTACCGGCTGTTTGCGGTCGGGTTTGCCCGCAGGAAAAGCAGTGTGAGGCGAGCTGCATTTTGGCTCGAAAAGGCCAAGCGATTCGCATTGGTAAACTTGAGCAGTTTATTGCTGACAACGCTACCGATGTAGAGTTTCCTAAGGTAACCGCTACCATGGGAGCCATTGCGGTTATCGGCTCTGGACCGGCAGGATTAGCAGCAGCTGTCCAACTGGCTCAACTTGGGTATTCCGTCACTATCTTCGAAGGGGAAGCGGAACCTGGGGGGGTACTCGTTCACGGCATTCCAGAGTATCGCTTACCTAAGAATGTTGTACGTCGTGATATAGAGAAGATTAAAAATTTAGGTGTAGAATTTAAGCTCAATTCTTTAGTGGGTGTGGATCTCTTCCTGGACGACCTCTTGGCACAGGGGTATCAGGCGGTCTTTATCGGTACAGGGGCAGGGTTGCCCAAAACTCTGGAAATACCCGGAGAGCACTTGGAAGGAGTCATATCGGCACTGTATGTCCTGCAAACCACCAATCTCTATAAGTTAGGCCAGTTACCGGAGAATGAACTTCCTGTGGATAAAGGGGAAAAGGTGGTGGTGATTGGTGCCGGCAATGTTGCTATGGATGCTGCTCGCACTTCCAGTCGTCTGGGAGCGGAGGTAACCGTTCTTGCACGCAGAGGCTTAAATGATATGGCGGCCCGTGATATTGAGCGGGACGAGGCTATAGCTGATGGAGTCAAGATTCGCACTTATGCGGCTCCCTTGGAAATACTGGGAGATGAAAATGTAACAGGGATAAAATACGCCAACACCATAGTGTCTGAGGATGGCAAGGTCGTCATCAAAGAAGAAGAAAGTTTTATTCTACCGGCGGATAAAATTATTTTTGCCATTGGACAAAGGCCCTATGCTCGTATCGTGACCACCTCCCAGGGCTTTGAGATTAATAAGCAAGGGTTACTGATCTGCGATGAGCACGGCATGACCACCAGGGACGGAGTTTTTGCGGCAGGGGATGTGGTTCATGGCCCGGCTACTGTAGTCAAGGCTATGGGTGAGGGGAGACGTATTGCCATTGAGATGCATGCGTACCTTTTAAGGAAGAAATTACAAAGCGCCAAATGA
- a CDS encoding ferritin family protein → MKKFVCAVCGYIYEGSEAPEQCPQCKVGKEKFIEKTEGNLQWADEHRIGVAEGVDPEVIEGLRANFMGECTEVGMYLAMSRQADREGYPEVAEAYKRIAFEEAEHAAKFAELLGEVVVADTKKNLEMRVEAEYGATQGKKDLATLAKKLNLDAIHDTVHEMCKDEARHGKAFLGLLNRYFK, encoded by the coding sequence ATGAAAAAGTTCGTATGTGCAGTTTGTGGTTATATTTATGAGGGTTCAGAGGCTCCGGAGCAATGTCCTCAGTGTAAAGTAGGTAAGGAGAAGTTCATTGAAAAAACCGAAGGAAATCTTCAATGGGCTGATGAGCATAGAATCGGAGTCGCAGAAGGTGTGGATCCGGAAGTTATCGAAGGTCTAAGAGCAAACTTCATGGGTGAATGCACTGAAGTGGGAATGTACCTGGCTATGAGCCGCCAAGCTGATCGTGAAGGGTATCCGGAAGTAGCGGAAGCTTACAAACGAATTGCCTTCGAAGAAGCTGAGCATGCTGCTAAATTTGCTGAACTCTTAGGCGAAGTGGTAGTAGCCGATACGAAGAAAAACCTCGAAATGAGAGTGGAAGCAGAATACGGTGCCACTCAAGGCAAAAAAGACCTGGCAACCTTGGCCAAGAAACTCAATCTGGATGCTATTCACGATACAGTTCATGAAATGTGTAAAGATGAAGCCCGTCATGGCAAAGCATTCTTGGGACTGCTCAACCGTTATTTCAAATAA
- a CDS encoding dimethyl sulfoxide reductase anchor subunit family protein, with amino-acid sequence MTFAEEWPLMTFTLLSQLAIGLFIVLMLVKTSIGNQDSQASKAIRGGFTAVGPLTALALVFSLFHLGDPLGAPRSILNLGSSWLSREIMTAGGFFALWFVFWWLSRKGKESNALGWVTVLMGCAAVFSMASIYSSSIRPAWDNVNTYIAFFGATLAMGVLGAAGVIAFGLKGQTSAGLAKALKNMSYLGVAAVLVPLAYLPVFISGLNGGGSTAEASAQILSESMGVLAGRGVLSIAGAILLVAALNKGAKGKALSTSTVYLALALVIAGEFIGRYLFYAMGVSPMIGT; translated from the coding sequence ATGACATTCGCAGAAGAATGGCCATTGATGACCTTTACCTTATTGAGTCAGCTGGCTATTGGACTATTCATCGTGCTTATGTTGGTCAAGACCAGCATAGGCAATCAAGATTCCCAGGCCTCCAAAGCAATTCGCGGCGGATTTACCGCTGTAGGTCCACTTACAGCGTTGGCTTTAGTTTTTTCACTGTTCCATCTCGGCGATCCCTTGGGAGCACCCCGCTCGATTTTGAATCTGGGGTCCTCCTGGTTAAGCCGGGAAATCATGACCGCCGGCGGATTCTTCGCTCTTTGGTTTGTTTTCTGGTGGTTATCCCGCAAAGGCAAAGAAAGCAACGCCTTAGGGTGGGTTACTGTTCTGATGGGATGTGCTGCAGTGTTCAGCATGGCCAGTATTTACAGCTCTTCCATTCGCCCTGCTTGGGATAATGTGAACACCTATATCGCTTTCTTTGGTGCAACCTTAGCCATGGGTGTCTTAGGTGCAGCCGGTGTCATTGCCTTTGGACTCAAAGGACAAACCTCTGCAGGATTAGCAAAAGCCTTAAAGAATATGTCATACCTCGGAGTTGCTGCCGTACTCGTACCACTGGCCTACCTTCCTGTCTTCATCTCAGGTTTAAATGGTGGAGGAAGTACAGCAGAAGCTTCTGCCCAAATCTTGAGTGAAAGCATGGGTGTGTTAGCAGGTAGAGGGGTACTTTCAATTGCCGGTGCAATCTTGCTGGTAGCCGCTCTGAACAAAGGAGCAAAGGGAAAAGCTCTTTCTACAAGCACCGTTTACCTTGCTTTGGCCTTAGTTATCGCAGGTGAATTCATTGGACGATATCTCTTTTACGCCATGGGAGTGTCTCCGATGATCGGAACCTAA
- a CDS encoding DMSO/selenate family reductase complex B subunit — translation MAQKGFYYDQTTCIGCKGCQVACKDKNDSAIGVIYRRVYDVETGKFPNPRRLHFSISCNHCEEPKCVANCPTGALEKRKADGIVIHHYDKCIGCRLCTWSCPYGAPQYREEEGKVGKCDMCADLLAKGENPACVDACVMRCLDYGDIDELRQKHGQNADAPALPSSKTTKPNIVINVKS, via the coding sequence TTGGCACAAAAAGGATTTTACTACGACCAAACTACCTGTATCGGCTGCAAAGGCTGTCAAGTAGCCTGTAAAGATAAAAACGACTCAGCCATAGGCGTGATTTATCGTCGGGTCTATGATGTCGAGACCGGAAAATTCCCCAATCCTCGTCGCCTCCATTTCTCCATCAGCTGCAACCATTGTGAGGAGCCCAAGTGTGTAGCTAACTGCCCCACAGGTGCCTTGGAAAAGCGCAAAGCGGATGGTATCGTCATTCATCACTATGATAAATGCATCGGCTGCCGCCTTTGTACCTGGTCCTGTCCTTACGGCGCTCCCCAATATAGGGAAGAAGAAGGAAAGGTCGGTAAATGCGATATGTGTGCTGACCTGTTGGCTAAAGGAGAAAACCCCGCTTGTGTGGATGCTTGCGTCATGAGATGCCTTGACTATGGAGATATTGATGAACTCCGCCAAAAGCACGGCCAAAATGCCGATGCTCCCGCACTGCCAAGCTCCAAGACGACCAAGCCCAATATCGTGATTAACGTTAAGTCTTAG